From Numida meleagris isolate 19003 breed g44 Domestic line chromosome 4, NumMel1.0, whole genome shotgun sequence, the proteins below share one genomic window:
- the LOC110398614 gene encoding tripartite motif-containing protein 2-like isoform X3, with translation MGGFKWCLQNYIPAHSLTLPCPMCRQTSILPEKGVSALQNNFFISNLMDVLQRIPENSIEESSLETVTDLAVGKPLPCPSHNGNVKKKSLSAMKIGPPYTYLKTPFEEKLVWMFFHLRGCHGFVIFGYWYSTS, from the exons GTGCTTACAGAACTACATTCCAGCCCATAGCTTAACCCTTCCTTGCCCCATGTGCCGCCAGACTTCAATTCTGCCAGAGAAAGGAGTTTCTGCACTCCAGAACAACTTCTTTATCAGCAACCTGATGGATGTTCTGCAACGAATTCCAGAGAACAGCATTGAAGAGTCCTCTTTGGAGACTGTCACTGATCTTGCTGTGGGCAAACCGCTCCCCTGCCCCAGTCACAATGGAAATGTAA aaaaaaaaagtttgtctgCAATGAAAATTGGGCCACCTTATACCTATCTGAAAACTCCTTTTGAGGAGAAGTTG GTGTGGATGTTTTTTCACCTTCGtggatgtcatggttttgtgattttcggttattggtattccacatcataa
- the LOC110398614 gene encoding tripartite motif-containing protein 2-like isoform X1: MGGFKWCLQNYIPAHSLTLPCPMCRQTSILPEKGVSALQNNFFISNLMDVLQRIPENSIEESSLETVTDLAVGKPLPCPSHNGNVKKKSLSAMKIGPPYTYLKTPFEEKLLVGMFSLINFVTSVEIQRKPVLDTIPTLELPSTWKRGVQANFFF; this comes from the exons GTGCTTACAGAACTACATTCCAGCCCATAGCTTAACCCTTCCTTGCCCCATGTGCCGCCAGACTTCAATTCTGCCAGAGAAAGGAGTTTCTGCACTCCAGAACAACTTCTTTATCAGCAACCTGATGGATGTTCTGCAACGAATTCCAGAGAACAGCATTGAAGAGTCCTCTTTGGAGACTGTCACTGATCTTGCTGTGGGCAAACCGCTCCCCTGCCCCAGTCACAATGGAAATGTAA aaaaaaaaagtttgtctgCAATGAAAATTGGGCCACCTTATACCTATCTGAAAACTCCTTTTGAGGAGAAGTTG CTAGTGGGAATGTTTTCGTTGATCAATTTTGTGACTTCTGTGGAAATACAGCGGAAACCAGTGTTGGACACCATACCTACCCTAGAGCTCCCATCCACTTGGAAACGAGGAGTTCaggcaaacttttttttctga
- the LOC110398614 gene encoding tripartite motif-containing protein 2-like isoform X2 translates to MKHVRCLQNYIPAHSLTLPCPMCRQTSILPEKGVSALQNNFFISNLMDVLQRIPENSIEESSLETVTDLAVGKPLPCPSHNGNVKKKSLSAMKIGPPYTYLKTPFEEKLLVGMFSLINFVTSVEIQRKPVLDTIPTLELPSTWKRGVQANFFF, encoded by the exons GTGCTTACAGAACTACATTCCAGCCCATAGCTTAACCCTTCCTTGCCCCATGTGCCGCCAGACTTCAATTCTGCCAGAGAAAGGAGTTTCTGCACTCCAGAACAACTTCTTTATCAGCAACCTGATGGATGTTCTGCAACGAATTCCAGAGAACAGCATTGAAGAGTCCTCTTTGGAGACTGTCACTGATCTTGCTGTGGGCAAACCGCTCCCCTGCCCCAGTCACAATGGAAATGTAA aaaaaaaaagtttgtctgCAATGAAAATTGGGCCACCTTATACCTATCTGAAAACTCCTTTTGAGGAGAAGTTG CTAGTGGGAATGTTTTCGTTGATCAATTTTGTGACTTCTGTGGAAATACAGCGGAAACCAGTGTTGGACACCATACCTACCCTAGAGCTCCCATCCACTTGGAAACGAGGAGTTCaggcaaacttttttttctga